The following proteins come from a genomic window of Galactobacillus timonensis:
- a CDS encoding ATP-dependent Clp protease ATP-binding subunit: MDIEKMTEALQQIIMSALRKAQEHHNPELTPEHVLSAMLEDEGLNGIWERVGADKDAMLRMANEAIERLSTTTDGGQPVLSSQLNRGYQQALDYMKKEGDTYMSSAALLIGILLSKAPVAEDLEQKFNFTTKDVMKAEEERRAGMKMDDQGNEAQEDALSKYGRDLVKDVKDGKIDPVIGRDEEIRRVIEILSRKTKNNPILIGEPGVGKTAIVEGLAWRIYNGDVPLGLKNKRLIELDIGSLIAGAKYRGEFEERLKGVLNQVKKADGNIILFIDEIHNLVGAGKTEGSMDAANLLKPMLARGELKCIGATTYDEYRKYIEKDRALERRFQRIQVSEPTVDDTIAILRGLKERFENHHHVTIKDEALVQAARLSDRYITDRYLPDKAIDLVDEACAATRVALDSLPQELYDLDRKVKTLKMEQASLKEETDAKALQRKAEIEKELADVNEKYEAGMSQWNKEKAGLNSIAQAQSELDKARRDLNEAENRADYEKAGELKYKTIPQLEKKIAEGNKSGDNAMLKQTVDAEAIAKVVSRWTHIEVTRLMSTEREKILHLPEYLKKRVMGQDDAIQLVCDAIMRSKANIQDTNRPIGSFLFLGPTGVGKTEVAKALAEQLFDDEKNIIRIDMSEYMEKFSVSRLIGAPPGYVGYDEGGQLTEAVRRNPYSIVLLDEVEKAHPDVFNILLQILDDGRVTDSKGVTVDFKNTIIIMTSNLGSQYAFDPDKEEREQHYKEAVQKFFKPEFVNRIDEIIVFNALNKNVMRQIADKFLNQLRSRLSDRDIKLEVTDAAMNRIIELGTDVDFGARPMKRHIQREIETEVAKRILEDPDINGKTIVVDADDSGYHVTMRK, encoded by the coding sequence ATGGATATTGAAAAAATGACAGAAGCGCTGCAGCAGATCATCATGTCTGCACTGCGCAAGGCACAGGAACATCACAATCCGGAACTGACGCCGGAACATGTGCTCTCTGCGATGCTGGAGGACGAAGGTCTCAATGGCATCTGGGAGCGGGTCGGTGCCGATAAGGATGCGATGCTCAGGATGGCCAATGAGGCCATCGAACGCCTTTCAACAACTACAGACGGCGGTCAGCCGGTACTTTCTTCGCAATTGAACCGCGGCTATCAGCAGGCGCTTGATTACATGAAGAAGGAAGGCGACACCTATATGTCGTCGGCTGCTCTTCTGATCGGCATTCTTCTGAGCAAGGCTCCGGTTGCAGAAGATCTGGAGCAGAAATTCAACTTCACGACCAAGGACGTCATGAAGGCGGAGGAAGAGCGCCGGGCCGGCATGAAGATGGATGATCAGGGCAACGAGGCACAGGAAGATGCTTTGAGCAAATACGGGCGTGATCTTGTCAAGGATGTCAAGGACGGAAAGATTGATCCGGTCATCGGACGTGATGAAGAGATCCGCCGTGTGATCGAGATCCTTTCCCGCAAGACCAAGAACAACCCGATTCTGATCGGTGAGCCGGGCGTTGGTAAGACGGCCATCGTCGAAGGCCTTGCATGGCGTATCTACAATGGCGATGTGCCGCTGGGACTCAAGAACAAGCGGCTGATCGAGCTTGATATCGGCTCTCTGATCGCCGGTGCAAAATACCGCGGCGAATTTGAGGAACGTCTGAAGGGTGTATTGAATCAGGTGAAGAAGGCCGATGGCAACATCATCCTCTTCATCGATGAAATCCATAACCTGGTCGGCGCGGGCAAGACAGAAGGCAGTATGGATGCGGCCAACCTTCTGAAGCCGATGCTTGCAAGAGGCGAACTCAAGTGCATCGGTGCAACGACCTATGATGAGTATCGCAAGTACATTGAAAAGGATCGTGCTCTGGAGCGCCGGTTCCAGCGGATTCAGGTATCTGAGCCGACCGTGGACGATACGATTGCCATTCTGCGCGGGCTGAAGGAGCGTTTTGAGAACCATCATCATGTGACGATCAAGGATGAGGCTCTGGTGCAGGCAGCCCGTCTGTCGGACCGCTACATTACGGACCGCTATCTGCCGGATAAGGCGATCGACCTGGTCGATGAGGCATGTGCTGCGACCCGTGTGGCGCTCGATTCCCTGCCGCAGGAACTGTATGACCTTGACCGCAAGGTGAAGACGCTCAAGATGGAGCAGGCTTCGCTGAAGGAAGAGACCGATGCCAAGGCTCTGCAGCGGAAAGCGGAGATTGAAAAGGAACTGGCCGATGTTAATGAGAAGTATGAAGCGGGCATGAGCCAGTGGAACAAGGAAAAGGCCGGTCTCAATTCGATTGCCCAGGCGCAGTCGGAGTTGGACAAGGCGCGCCGTGATCTCAATGAGGCAGAAAACAGAGCGGATTATGAGAAGGCAGGCGAGCTGAAGTACAAGACGATTCCGCAGCTGGAGAAGAAGATTGCCGAGGGCAACAAGTCCGGTGACAATGCGATGCTCAAGCAGACGGTAGATGCGGAGGCCATTGCGAAGGTCGTGTCGCGCTGGACGCACATTGAGGTGACCCGTCTGATGTCTACGGAGCGGGAGAAGATCCTGCATCTGCCGGAATATCTGAAGAAGCGTGTGATGGGCCAGGATGATGCGATTCAGCTTGTATGCGATGCCATCATGCGTTCGAAGGCCAACATTCAGGATACCAACCGTCCGATCGGTTCGTTCCTGTTCCTTGGTCCTACGGGTGTAGGCAAGACGGAAGTTGCCAAGGCGCTTGCGGAGCAGCTGTTTGACGATGAGAAGAACATCATTCGTATCGATATGAGCGAATACATGGAGAAGTTCAGTGTGTCGCGTCTGATCGGTGCTCCTCCTGGATACGTTGGCTACGATGAGGGTGGTCAGCTGACGGAAGCGGTACGCCGCAATCCGTATTCGATCGTTCTACTCGATGAGGTCGAGAAGGCGCATCCGGATGTGTTCAACATTCTGCTGCAGATTCTCGATGATGGCCGGGTGACGGATTCCAAGGGTGTGACCGTTGACTTCAAGAATACGATCATCATCATGACCAGCAACCTTGGTTCGCAATACGCGTTTGATCCGGACAAGGAAGAGCGTGAGCAGCACTATAAGGAAGCGGTTCAGAAGTTCTTCAAGCCTGAGTTTGTCAACCGTATTGATGAGATCATTGTCTTCAATGCGCTGAACAAGAACGTAATGCGTCAGATTGCGGATAAGTTCCTCAACCAGCTGCGCAGCCGTCTGAGCGACCGCGACATCAAGCTGGAAGTGACCGATGCGGCGATGAACCGGATCATCGAACTTGGTACGGATGTCGATTTTGGTGCCCGTCCGATGAAGCGTCATATTCAGCGTGAGATTGAGACAGAAGTCGCCAAGAGGATCCTCGAAGATCCGGACATCAATGGCAAGACGATTGTTGTTGATGCGGATGACAGCGGCTATCATGTGACAATGCGCAAATAA
- a CDS encoding UDP-N-acetylglucosamine pyrophosphorylase → MLTIQDLYDLNHTAAKDYLMQFTYPWEALDGIKDLILSLGEHLPEDEYDEVSEHVWVHKTAHVFPSAYLGAPCIIGPHTEVRHCAFVRGSALVGADCVVGNSCELKNVIIFDHVEVPHYNYVGDSILGFHSHMGAGSITSNVKSDRKNIVVHNGGENIETGRHKFGAMLGDYVEVGCNSVLNPGTVIGPHSRVYPVSCVRGVIPPKSIWKNDGTIVPIQGE, encoded by the coding sequence ATGTTAACAATTCAGGATCTTTATGATCTCAATCATACGGCCGCGAAGGATTATCTGATGCAGTTTACGTATCCATGGGAAGCACTGGACGGCATCAAGGATCTGATTCTCTCTCTGGGGGAACATCTTCCGGAAGATGAATATGACGAAGTTTCGGAACATGTCTGGGTCCATAAGACGGCCCATGTGTTTCCGAGTGCCTATCTTGGTGCGCCATGCATCATCGGGCCGCATACCGAGGTGCGCCACTGCGCTTTTGTGCGCGGCTCGGCCCTGGTCGGTGCGGATTGTGTCGTCGGCAATTCGTGCGAACTGAAGAACGTGATCATCTTCGACCACGTAGAAGTGCCGCATTACAACTATGTCGGTGATTCGATCCTCGGCTTCCACAGTCATATGGGCGCCGGCTCCATCACCAGCAATGTCAAGAGTGACCGCAAAAACATCGTTGTCCATAATGGCGGCGAAAACATCGAGACCGGCCGTCACAAGTTCGGCGCGATGCTCGGCGATTATGTGGAGGTTGGCTGCAATTCTGTGCTGAATCCGGGTACGGTGATCGGCCCTCATTCCCGCGTTTATCCGGTCAGCTGTGTGCGCGGCGTCATTCCGCCGAAGTCGATCTGGAAAAATGACGGGACAATCGTTCCGATTCAGGGAGAGTGA
- a CDS encoding lactate utilization protein, whose product MINEGYAAMKQLQLDHCVKSLKRRGFGAEVFEDKSSVLSWLKETIPVGSSIGVGGSVTLEETGVIAWLTGNPDYHFLDRYHTDDRDRIFHESLSADYYLMSSNAITLDGSLYNVDGNGNRLAALIYGPRKVFVIAGWNKIVRDDASAKERVEMLAAPANTQRLHKTTPCTKTGWCMHCDSADTICNEEVFTRRPRPLGRITVLLVKEGLGY is encoded by the coding sequence ATGATCAACGAAGGCTATGCGGCCATGAAGCAACTGCAGCTGGATCATTGCGTGAAGTCTTTGAAGCGCCGCGGTTTCGGGGCGGAAGTGTTTGAAGATAAGTCTTCGGTTCTTTCGTGGCTGAAGGAGACTATCCCGGTGGGATCAAGCATCGGTGTCGGCGGTTCCGTGACGCTGGAGGAAACGGGCGTCATTGCCTGGCTGACAGGTAATCCGGATTATCATTTTCTGGACCGCTATCATACAGATGATCGTGATCGTATCTTCCATGAGAGCCTTTCGGCGGATTACTATCTGATGAGCTCCAACGCGATTACGCTGGATGGTTCGCTTTATAATGTGGACGGCAATGGCAACCGCCTTGCGGCACTCATCTATGGTCCCAGGAAGGTATTTGTCATCGCGGGCTGGAACAAGATCGTGCGTGATGATGCCTCGGCCAAGGAGCGCGTTGAGATGCTTGCGGCCCCGGCCAATACGCAGCGTCTGCACAAGACGACGCCATGCACGAAGACGGGCTGGTGCATGCATTGCGACAGTGCTGACACCATCTGCAATGAAGAGGTGTTTACGCGCCGCCCGCGGCCGCTGGGAAGAATTACGGTGCTGTTAGTAAAGGAAGGTCTGGGATATTGA
- a CDS encoding DUF5673 domain-containing protein, translating into MATNITLTAMFGALGIWMLMNLLRTRNKVKYKDRMWTGTRILFLICGILILTTIFAYSTWLDYLRLAFMLLSIFCYLFLRDGVGEEGVCSTGRLVPWDQVRSYDYEEGRKDFKAWFTVRDTDRKGRASDFNMSISFDKKNEEEVRRYLNEKIGRKYTRRRKY; encoded by the coding sequence ATGGCAACCAATATAACGCTGACTGCGATGTTCGGAGCATTGGGCATATGGATGCTCATGAATCTGCTCAGGACACGCAACAAGGTCAAATATAAGGACCGCATGTGGACGGGGACGCGGATTCTGTTTCTGATCTGCGGCATCCTGATTCTGACGACAATTTTTGCCTACAGCACCTGGCTCGACTATCTGCGTCTTGCCTTCATGCTGCTGAGCATCTTCTGCTATCTCTTCCTGCGTGATGGTGTTGGGGAAGAGGGGGTCTGCAGTACGGGCCGCCTTGTTCCCTGGGATCAGGTGCGCAGCTATGACTATGAAGAGGGCAGGAAAGATTTCAAAGCCTGGTTCACGGTCCGTGATACGGATCGCAAGGGACGTGCTTCCGATTTCAATATGAGTATCAGCTTTGACAAGAAGAATGAAGAAGAGGTCCGCAGATATCTGAATGAAAAGATCGGCCGCAAGTATACGCGCCGGCGCAAGTATTGA
- a CDS encoding nicotinate phosphoribosyltransferase encodes MTEIHAVPYIPDEDYDNPAMVTDFYEFSMANCLFMHGFKDKIMVFDMFFRENPDKQGYSISCGQHQLVRFLLNYHFTDRDLTWLRMKGMSQEFCDYLRDYKWKGDMYSLREGTVCYPQVPMVRIECDMVGAILIETYLLQTMNFHSLIATKATKISGLSTHRERNVMEFGTRRAQGESAGNEGAYAAVLGGCVGTANCLAEMKYGPSVKAVGTIAHSFIEFYGDEFEAFKAYAETYPENVAVLLDTYSIFGSGLPNLIKLDDWMIQKYPNDPNRRVKSARIDSGDLARCYKRLRKALDKAGKPYIKLVASNSLDEKLIANMELYENAKFDSYGVGERLITSATSPVFGGVYKLVAVKEADGSYSPRMKCSDSASKAIIPGKLMAWRVFDEEGKGQCDIISLDSETIEAGKEIHVYDMDPDAYHKDRYFTPYLVEKILVPHIVNGELAIDLPTIDEKKLWVRTQLEGMVWESELRPEMPHRHYVDLTEGVHNLREKLYQELHGGELA; translated from the coding sequence ATGACAGAGATTCACGCAGTGCCGTATATTCCGGATGAGGATTATGACAATCCGGCGATGGTCACGGATTTCTATGAATTCTCCATGGCCAACTGCCTCTTCATGCATGGATTCAAGGACAAGATCATGGTATTTGACATGTTCTTCCGCGAAAACCCGGACAAGCAGGGATATTCCATCTCCTGCGGCCAGCATCAGCTGGTACGTTTTCTGTTGAATTATCATTTCACGGACCGCGACCTGACGTGGCTGCGGATGAAGGGAATGAGCCAGGAGTTCTGTGACTATCTGCGGGATTATAAGTGGAAGGGGGATATGTATTCCCTCAGGGAAGGAACAGTGTGCTATCCGCAGGTTCCGATGGTACGGATCGAGTGCGACATGGTCGGTGCCATTCTGATTGAGACCTATCTTCTGCAGACAATGAATTTCCATTCCCTGATTGCGACCAAGGCAACAAAGATATCGGGTCTTTCGACACACCGGGAGCGCAATGTCATGGAGTTCGGTACGCGTCGTGCCCAGGGTGAGTCAGCGGGCAATGAAGGCGCCTACGCTGCGGTTCTGGGAGGCTGTGTCGGTACGGCCAACTGCCTGGCAGAAATGAAATACGGTCCTTCGGTCAAGGCGGTCGGTACGATTGCGCATTCGTTCATCGAGTTCTATGGCGATGAGTTCGAGGCGTTCAAGGCCTATGCCGAGACGTATCCGGAAAATGTTGCGGTTCTGCTGGATACCTACAGCATCTTTGGGTCGGGTCTTCCGAATCTGATCAAGCTCGATGACTGGATGATTCAGAAGTATCCGAATGATCCTAACCGGCGTGTCAAGTCGGCGCGCATCGACTCGGGCGACCTTGCCCGCTGCTACAAGCGTCTGCGCAAGGCGCTTGACAAGGCAGGCAAGCCGTACATTAAGCTGGTGGCGAGCAATTCCCTCGATGAGAAGCTGATTGCCAACATGGAGCTGTATGAAAATGCGAAGTTTGACAGCTATGGTGTCGGTGAGCGTCTGATCACCTCCGCTACTTCGCCGGTCTTCGGCGGCGTGTACAAGCTGGTTGCGGTAAAGGAGGCGGATGGCTCCTATTCGCCGCGCATGAAGTGCTCGGATTCCGCCAGCAAGGCGATTATTCCGGGCAAGCTGATGGCTTGGCGTGTCTTCGATGAAGAAGGCAAGGGACAGTGTGACATCATTTCGCTCGACAGTGAGACGATTGAGGCGGGCAAGGAGATCCATGTCTATGATATGGATCCGGATGCCTATCACAAGGACCGTTACTTTACGCCGTATCTGGTAGAAAAGATTCTGGTTCCGCATATTGTGAACGGGGAACTTGCGATTGATCTGCCGACAATTGATGAGAAGAAGCTGTGGGTCCGTACGCAGCTGGAAGGCATGGTATGGGAGTCGGAGCTGCGTCCCGAGATGCCGCACCGCCACTATGTCGATCTGACGGAAGGTGTGCATAATCTGCGGGAGAAGCTGTATCAGGAGCTTCATGGAGGTGAACTGGCGTGA
- a CDS encoding nicotinate-nicotinamide nucleotide adenylyltransferase, whose amino-acid sequence MKALMFGGAFNPPTKAHIELGDLVRRALGYDRVIYVPTKSDYIENTQKKNFAFSNEERLSMLRDVSVMRPWMSVSDYELTASQQPRTYQTLQYLKKTYHCDELKLLMGTDKLEELDPMKGIWMFSEEICREFGIVVMERSRDDARRIIQRNAFLMKMNKCFTIVKTPDTYADISSTQVRKLFCEIQDDMAKLDDMMPRELNGLRNEIMKKVQ is encoded by the coding sequence GTGAAAGCATTAATGTTCGGCGGCGCATTCAATCCTCCGACGAAGGCTCATATTGAGCTTGGTGATCTGGTGCGCAGGGCACTGGGCTATGACCGCGTTATCTATGTACCGACCAAGTCGGATTACATTGAGAATACGCAGAAGAAGAATTTCGCCTTCTCCAACGAAGAACGTCTGTCGATGCTGAGGGATGTTTCCGTCATGCGTCCATGGATGAGCGTCAGTGACTATGAACTGACGGCATCCCAGCAGCCGCGTACCTACCAGACGCTGCAGTATCTGAAAAAGACATATCACTGCGATGAGCTGAAGCTGCTGATGGGTACGGACAAGCTGGAGGAACTGGATCCGATGAAGGGAATCTGGATGTTCTCCGAGGAGATCTGCCGGGAATTCGGCATCGTTGTCATGGAGCGCAGCCGCGATGATGCGCGCCGCATCATTCAGCGCAATGCCTTCCTGATGAAGATGAACAAATGTTTTACCATTGTTAAGACGCCGGATACCTATGCCGATATTTCTTCGACACAGGTGCGTAAGCTGTTCTGTGAAATCCAGGATGATATGGCAAAGCTTGATGACATGATGCCGAGAGAACTGAACGGCCTGCGTAATGAAATCATGAAAAAGGTACAGTGA
- a CDS encoding NAD(+) synthase encodes MRNRWIKVSAAVPSLKPGDPSYNTDHILKIMKAHPDCGLLVFPELSITGYTCADLFQQSVLLDGAMEGLLRIKEASREFQGTAAVGMPLRFENCLYNCAVYVSKGQIVGIVPKTYLPTYGEFYEGRWFTSGKSVIGRSLVIDGEEVPFGVDVLIEDSESGVLIGTDICEDLWVPDAPSTHAAIAGANVLVNLSASDEVIGKEDYRRSIVLNQSASCLAAYLYVSSGTGESSTDLVFSGHTMLAENGRMLNEMLYPEEDAVLSGLIDLELLEHCRIHETTFTNEDGAWYRHCPASVPAVNGKEEITAEETVEALKSSPRSYPRMPFVPSDDSELRKRCETILRIQANGLATRVKATGLNTLVIGISGGLDSTLALIVAHEAQKIVPSIRILTITMPNEGNTSSQTYDNAMELMRAMHSEIREIPIGAAVRQHLTAIGHSLEYQGEGDTAYENAQARMRTYILMDTANMEGGLVVGTGDLSELALGWCTYNGDHMSMYGVNASVPKTLVQYICRAYALTCGDERLKKVLLAIVDTPISPELTPSNNGAIAQKTEDKIGKYDLNDFFLYYTLRYGFRPAKTLALAMYSYPELSKEQIKEALTRFLNRFFHQQFKRSCLPDGPKVGSVTLSPRGDWRMPSDASVNLWLEELKES; translated from the coding sequence ATGAGAAACCGCTGGATCAAAGTTTCAGCAGCTGTTCCATCCTTGAAACCGGGCGATCCTTCCTATAACACGGACCATATTCTGAAGATCATGAAGGCGCATCCGGATTGCGGCCTTCTGGTGTTTCCGGAGCTTTCCATTACGGGTTATACGTGTGCGGATCTGTTTCAGCAGAGTGTTCTGCTGGACGGGGCAATGGAAGGGCTGCTGCGCATAAAGGAAGCGAGCAGGGAGTTTCAGGGAACGGCCGCTGTCGGCATGCCGCTTCGTTTTGAAAACTGTCTCTACAATTGCGCAGTCTATGTTTCCAAAGGACAGATCGTCGGCATTGTTCCAAAGACCTATCTTCCGACCTATGGTGAATTCTATGAGGGGCGCTGGTTTACTTCTGGCAAGAGTGTCATCGGACGCAGCCTGGTCATTGACGGAGAAGAGGTTCCCTTCGGTGTCGATGTATTGATTGAAGACAGCGAAAGCGGCGTCCTGATCGGGACAGATATCTGCGAGGACCTCTGGGTTCCGGATGCGCCGAGTACGCATGCCGCAATTGCGGGTGCCAATGTTCTGGTCAATCTTTCAGCGAGCGATGAGGTCATCGGCAAGGAAGATTATCGTCGCAGCATTGTTCTGAATCAGAGTGCATCCTGCCTGGCTGCCTATCTGTATGTATCTTCCGGGACGGGAGAAAGTTCGACGGATCTCGTGTTCAGCGGCCATACGATGCTGGCGGAGAACGGACGGATGCTCAATGAGATGCTGTATCCGGAAGAGGATGCGGTGCTCAGCGGGCTGATTGATCTGGAGCTTCTGGAACATTGCCGTATCCACGAGACGACTTTTACCAATGAAGACGGGGCGTGGTATCGTCATTGTCCTGCCTCTGTTCCTGCGGTCAATGGCAAAGAGGAGATCACTGCTGAGGAAACGGTCGAAGCTCTGAAATCATCACCTCGCAGCTATCCTAGAATGCCGTTTGTGCCGAGTGATGACAGCGAGCTGCGCAAGCGCTGTGAAACGATTCTTCGCATCCAGGCCAACGGCCTTGCGACGCGTGTGAAGGCAACCGGTCTGAATACGCTTGTCATCGGTATTTCGGGCGGCCTTGATTCGACGCTGGCACTGATCGTTGCCCATGAGGCGCAGAAGATTGTTCCGTCGATCCGTATCCTCACGATTACGATGCCCAATGAAGGAAACACATCGTCGCAGACCTATGACAATGCGATGGAACTGATGCGGGCGATGCATTCCGAGATCCGTGAGATTCCGATCGGTGCTGCTGTTCGTCAGCACCTCACTGCCATCGGCCATTCGCTGGAATATCAGGGAGAAGGCGATACCGCCTATGAGAATGCCCAGGCACGGATGCGTACCTATATCCTGATGGATACGGCCAATATGGAAGGCGGATTGGTTGTTGGAACAGGTGATCTCAGTGAGCTTGCGCTGGGCTGGTGCACCTACAATGGCGACCATATGAGCATGTATGGTGTCAACGCTTCGGTGCCCAAGACGCTTGTACAGTACATCTGCCGCGCCTATGCATTGACATGCGGAGATGAGAGGCTGAAGAAGGTGCTGCTGGCAATCGTTGATACCCCGATTTCTCCAGAGCTTACCCCCAGCAATAACGGTGCAATTGCGCAGAAGACGGAAGACAAGATTGGAAAGTATGATCTGAACGACTTTTTCCTGTACTACACGCTTCGTTACGGCTTCCGTCCGGCCAAGACACTGGCCCTGGCAATGTATTCCTATCCGGAACTCTCGAAGGAACAGATTAAGGAGGCGTTAACCCGTTTCCTGAACCGTTTCTTCCATCAGCAGTTCAAGCGTTCCTGTCTGCCCGATGGTCCCAAGGTTGGTTCTGTCACACTTTCGCCCAGAGGCGATTGGCGCATGCCCAGCGATGCCAGCGTGAATCTCTGGCTTGAAGAGCTGAAAGAAAGCTGA
- a CDS encoding exonuclease domain-containing protein: MSETSSGSCKHLIALGKNLENLTIHQPMLNWHGRIIESNETLQQENTVFGGEIMGQILFFDCETPNHRNDRISQMGIIIDRDGKEIFRKSYLINPEEPFDEFNVKLTHITPQMVSDKPTFPEIWPEISNYFNESLLVAHNAKSADLSYLNKVVQHYRLDIKVVQFIDTMRSPFGYDGPLRLDALCDFYGIDLSNHHDAFADAEACRSVFYKLNEERPWTKDDQETYWFHEIEKHAGADVKESAFADLSGLLAGISFDEEIDEDEMQVLKKWLENNQYNGDCEEFKEVFTIINHLLERRVLNAELYNQLSAALDHGSRQRYSSVTHELQKLKGMLSGVSADKTITAEEAFQIEHWMESHSELQNNYPFSTIFSRLKEVLKDGVLTELESEELYHLFDKFVDPLKYQDQEDNNEIEIADKNVCLTGTFDYGDKSSVKKCLSSKGAHMVDSVTKTTDLLIVGGQGSTSWSMGNYGEKVKKALRMQEKGSSIKIIAEKDIQNLLS; this comes from the coding sequence ATGTCAGAAACATCATCTGGCAGCTGTAAACATCTAATTGCACTTGGAAAAAATTTGGAAAATCTGACGATACATCAACCAATGCTGAATTGGCACGGGCGGATAATTGAAAGCAATGAGACACTTCAGCAAGAAAATACTGTGTTTGGAGGAGAGATAATGGGACAAATTTTATTCTTTGATTGTGAAACGCCAAACCATCGAAATGATCGGATATCCCAGATGGGAATTATTATTGATCGCGATGGAAAAGAGATTTTCAGGAAATCCTATTTGATCAATCCTGAGGAACCATTTGATGAATTTAATGTGAAATTGACTCATATTACCCCTCAAATGGTATCTGATAAGCCTACTTTTCCTGAAATCTGGCCAGAGATTTCCAACTACTTTAACGAATCTCTCTTAGTTGCACACAATGCGAAGAGCGCAGATCTTTCGTATCTTAACAAGGTTGTTCAGCATTACAGACTTGATATCAAAGTTGTCCAGTTTATTGATACTATGCGCAGTCCGTTCGGGTACGATGGCCCGCTACGTCTGGATGCTCTATGTGATTTTTATGGGATTGATTTGAGCAATCATCATGATGCATTTGCAGATGCGGAAGCATGCAGGTCCGTTTTCTATAAGCTGAATGAAGAGAGACCATGGACGAAGGATGATCAGGAAACGTACTGGTTTCATGAAATTGAAAAACACGCTGGTGCGGATGTGAAGGAATCTGCTTTTGCAGATTTGAGTGGACTGCTTGCGGGTATCAGTTTTGATGAAGAAATTGATGAAGACGAGATGCAAGTGCTGAAGAAATGGTTGGAGAACAATCAATACAATGGCGATTGCGAGGAGTTTAAGGAAGTATTCACTATCATTAACCATCTTCTCGAAAGACGTGTGTTAAATGCCGAATTGTACAATCAGCTTTCTGCTGCGCTTGATCATGGCAGTCGTCAGCGGTACAGCAGTGTAACGCATGAGCTGCAAAAACTGAAAGGGATGCTGTCTGGGGTTTCTGCCGACAAGACAATCACAGCGGAGGAAGCATTTCAAATAGAACATTGGATGGAGTCTCATTCCGAGCTTCAAAATAATTATCCTTTTAGTACCATCTTTTCTCGGCTGAAAGAAGTCCTGAAAGATGGTGTATTAACAGAATTGGAAAGTGAAGAGCTTTATCATCTTTTTGATAAATTTGTTGATCCGCTCAAGTATCAGGATCAAGAAGATAATAATGAAATTGAAATTGCTGATAAAAATGTCTGCCTCACTGGAACATTTGATTATGGAGATAAAAGCAGTGTAAAAAAGTGCCTTTCATCAAAAGGGGCTCACATGGTCGATTCGGTGACGAAAACAACAGATTTACTTATCGTTGGTGGTCAAGGAAGCACATCCTGGTCAATGGGAAATTATGGTGAAAAAGTGAAGAAGGCTTTGAGAATGCAGGAAAAAGGAAGCTCAATAAAGATCATTGCTGAGAAAGATATTCAGAATCTTCTTTCTTAG
- a CDS encoding MazG-like family protein has translation MKETHDKDYYKTQVAEKLADVLNYCILMADKLGVDLDQIVQDKLAINAKKYPVEKAKGTSKKYSEL, from the coding sequence ATTAAAGAAACGCATGATAAGGATTATTACAAGACGCAGGTAGCAGAGAAACTGGCAGATGTATTGAATTACTGCATTCTGATGGCAGATAAACTAGGCGTAGATCTTGATCAAATCGTCCAGGACAAACTGGCTATCAATGCCAAAAAGTATCCGGTTGAAAAGGCAAAGGGGACCAGTAAGAAGTATTCAGAATTATGA